A region from the Branchiostoma lanceolatum isolate klBraLanc5 chromosome 2, klBraLanc5.hap2, whole genome shotgun sequence genome encodes:
- the LOC136426514 gene encoding putative ammonium transporter 3 — translation MNETFGTTAPCNGTDCPGSIPPDHNTGSDDATWILTSAFITFTMQSGFGLLESGSVSTKNEVNIMVKNASDVLFGGLTYWIFGYAFSFGESPMSNAFCGIGQFFVDADEANMGWIFSRFFFQMSFATTATTIVSGAMAERTNLMAYILFCMLNTLIFCFPAHWVWDSRGWLRKLGSVDIAGAGPVHLVGGTVSLVATLMLGPRYRRFDKKDPLKTMACPTNALLGMFMLWWGWLGFNCGSTFGITGGKWKLSARSQSARGESAVLVA, via the exons ATGAACGAAACCTTTGGTACCACCGCGCCTTGTAATGGTACAGACTGCCCCGGCTCCATTCCTCCGGACCACAACACAGGGTCGGACGACGCGACATGGATTCTCACAAGCGCCTTCATCACATTTACAATGCAGTCAG GTTTTGGCCTCCTTGAGAGCGGCAGCGTCTCGACCAAAAACGAGGTGAACATCATGGTAAAGAACGCATCAGACGTTCTCTTCGGCGGGCTGACCTACTGGATCTTCGGCTACGCCTTCAGCTTCGGAGAGAGCCCCATGTCCAACGCCTTCTGCGGCATCGGGCAGTTTTTCGTGGACGCTGACGAGGCGAACATGGGATGGATCTTCTCCCGCTTCTTCTTCCAGATGTCCTTCGCGACTACGGCAACGACCATCGTGTCAGGGGCAATGGCAGAACGTACCAACCTGATGGCCTACATCCTCTTCTGTATGTTGAACACGCTAATATTCTGTTTCCCTGCCCACTGGGTTTGGGACTCGCGCGGGTGGCTCAGGAAGCTCGGGTCAGTAGACATTGCGGGGGCCGGACCGGTCCATTTGGTAGGAGGGACCGTCAGCCTGGTGGCCACGCTGATGTTGGGGCCCAGGTACAGGAGGTTCGACAAAAAGGACCCCCTCAAGACAATGGCATGTCCCACCAACGCACTGCTAGGGATGTTCATGTTATG GTGGGGTTGGCTGGGGTTTAACTGTGGCAGCACCTTCGGCATCACCGGCGGCAAATGGAAGCTGTCAGCCAG gtcgcagagtgcgcgcggcgagagcgccgttcTAGTGGCATAG
- the LOC136426609 gene encoding uncharacterized protein, which yields MCVFGLLQGGGFYLLGIQVLAVASQIAWTVVTSYLVLKLVDVTVGLRVPLDKEILGADYCEHGVGGPDRDTPEGASEDDDSQDNGSPRRDVHFLGHHGDYRPEHHHHHRDVDIEVVERKVKRRPSGGYCGHSFRQKHRVRPPKAPVSCCCHCCHCQCHRYDEVPSDCENDSDHELENLTKQKNALSCCRRLVQRCKNRQGAKEDGELRHTDTHLKDVSTNTASLNVVSQEIVTGL from the exons ATGTGTGTATTTGGCTTATTGCAGGGAGGAGGGTTCTACTTGCTGGGTATCCAAGTGCTGGCCGTCGCTTCTCAGATCGCCTGGACGGTCGTCACCTCCTACTTAGTTCTGAAGCTGGTGGATGTCACCGTAGGGCTGAGGGTGCCACTGGACAAGGAGATACTCG GAGCGGACTACTGTGAACATGGAGTCGGGGGACCCGACCGAGACACCCCCGAGGGAGCCTCCGAAGATGACGACTCTCAGGACAACGGCTCACCTAGGCGTGACGTGCACTTCCTCGGTCACCATGGCGACTACAGACCTGAGCATCATCACCACCACCGTGACGTAGACATAGAGGTCGTGGAGCGAAAGGTCAAGCGACGACCCTCGGGTGGCTACTGCGGGCACAGCTTCCGTCAGAAGCACCGCGTTCGCCCGCCCAAAGCGCCGGTCTCTTGTTGTTGCCACTGCTGCCATTGTCAGTGCCACCGGTACGATGAAGTCCCATCCGACTGCGAGAATGACTCCGATCATGAACTCGAAAACTTGACGAAGCAAAAGAACGCCTTGTCATGTTGTAGGCGGCTGGTGCAGCGCTGTAAGAATCGCCAGGGGGCGAAAGAAGACGGTGAAttgagacacacagacactcatCTTAAAGACGTTTCGACGAACACGGCAAGCCTGAATGTTGTATCGCAGGAAATAGTAACTGGATTGTAG